From one Candidatus Chromulinivorax destructor genomic stretch:
- a CDS encoding ABC transporter permease, with protein MNKLQRPVNKNSYFNVCKNLIASDLILLRQSFLNKFIDITIWVVLTIFVTGYIMPYFGLADTFGVFQLGGVIAAVGLFELYISAVDLLVDFEGDRVIDYNLTLPIPSWLAIVSKAGYYFIVYLSLTLSILPIGKLLLWNQLDLMQINYFKLLLAIVFQCLFYSCFVIWAASVIDNMTKLGIVWARFIFPMWFMGGFQFSWKALYSVLPVVAWIDLLNPMIYITEATRTSILGQADYLNFWLCLVAISCFSAMCLLQGMRNLKRRLDFI; from the coding sequence ATGAATAAATTACAAAGACCTGTGAACAAAAACAGTTATTTTAATGTGTGTAAAAATCTTATTGCAAGTGATCTGATTTTATTACGTCAATCTTTTTTAAATAAGTTTATCGATATCACTATCTGGGTTGTTTTAACAATCTTTGTTACGGGCTATATTATGCCTTATTTTGGATTGGCTGATACGTTTGGTGTATTTCAACTTGGCGGTGTTATTGCTGCAGTAGGACTTTTTGAATTGTATATTAGTGCTGTTGATTTATTGGTTGATTTTGAAGGTGATCGTGTTATTGATTATAATTTAACATTACCAATTCCTTCATGGTTAGCGATTGTTAGTAAGGCAGGTTACTATTTTATCGTGTATCTTTCATTAACACTCTCGATACTACCTATTGGTAAATTATTGTTGTGGAATCAGTTAGATTTGATGCAAATTAACTATTTCAAGTTGTTACTTGCGATTGTTTTTCAATGCTTGTTCTACTCTTGTTTTGTTATTTGGGCTGCAAGCGTGATTGATAATATGACCAAACTTGGAATCGTATGGGCTCGATTTATATTTCCAATGTGGTTTATGGGTGGATTTCAGTTTTCATGGAAAGCATTGTATTCGGTCTTGCCAGTAGTTGCATGGATTGATTTGCTTAATCCTATGATTTACATCACCGAAGCGACGCGAACATCAATTCTTGGACAAGCTGATTATTTGAATTTTTGGTTGTGTTTAGTTGCAATTTCATGCTTTTCAGCAATGTGTTTGTTGCAGGGGATGCGTAATTTAAAGCGACGTTTAGATTTTATTTAG
- a CDS encoding ABC transporter ATP-binding protein, with protein sequence MILIEIKNIQKTYTTNRGTIEALKDVSLSIKQGEILSLLGVNGAGKSTLSGIIATLHPASGGDVLFKGTSIYDNIEDFRSKIGYCPQKPNLKSMLTLEQNLIFAGRFYGLSEEVIAQRIKVLADQFELGKYLQEYAHILSGGYKQRFMIARSLIHNPELIILDEPTVGLDPHIRRNLWDVIKGLKEQGITVLLTTHYLDEAEKLSDRVCILDKGKIQMIDTPEKLMADYHQNNLEDMFIELLKGSKHE encoded by the coding sequence GTGATATTAATAGAAATCAAAAATATACAAAAAACGTATACCACCAATCGTGGTACGATTGAAGCGTTAAAAGATGTTTCATTATCAATTAAACAAGGCGAAATATTAAGTTTACTTGGTGTTAATGGAGCTGGTAAATCGACCTTGTCTGGTATTATTGCAACACTTCACCCTGCATCAGGTGGGGACGTTCTTTTTAAAGGCACATCTATTTATGACAATATTGAAGATTTTCGTTCAAAAATCGGATATTGTCCGCAAAAGCCAAACTTAAAATCAATGTTAACGCTTGAGCAAAACCTGATTTTTGCAGGTCGTTTTTATGGATTATCTGAAGAAGTTATTGCACAGCGTATAAAAGTTTTGGCTGATCAGTTTGAATTAGGTAAATATTTACAAGAGTATGCACATATTCTTTCTGGTGGGTATAAGCAACGATTTATGATTGCTCGAAGTCTTATTCATAATCCAGAACTTATTATTCTTGATGAGCCGACCGTTGGCCTTGATCCTCATATTCGCCGTAATTTATGGGATGTGATTAAAGGATTAAAAGAGCAAGGAATTACAGTTTTGCTTACGACTCATTATCTTGATGAAGCTGAAAAGCTTTCTGATCGTGTTTGCATTTTAGATAAAGGTAAGATTCAGATGATTGATACGCCAGAAAAACTTATGGCTGATTATCATCAAAATAATTTGGAAGATATGTTTATAGAGCTTTTAAAAGGTAGCAAACATGAATAA
- a CDS encoding GNAT family N-acetyltransferase: MKRYIIFYFLLCSNFLAASHDISMADYEPLIHQDAVKNILADCFSPIIADAVIASLVDSIDSNAVVIMADDCAVGYSFYSYHYHEQNVGFIDFIGISSQHRKKKYATTLLNFVLNRMRHEGMQEVQLVVAKELQPAIDLYYGLGFWNIESYDEYFLKFSKSLIE; the protein is encoded by the coding sequence ATGAAACGATATATAATTTTTTATTTTTTATTATGCTCAAATTTTCTTGCAGCATCACATGATATTTCTATGGCTGATTATGAACCATTGATCCATCAAGATGCAGTCAAAAATATTTTAGCAGATTGTTTTAGTCCAATAATAGCTGATGCGGTTATTGCAAGTTTAGTTGATTCTATCGACAGCAATGCAGTTGTTATCATGGCAGATGATTGTGCTGTAGGGTATTCGTTTTATAGCTATCATTATCATGAACAAAATGTTGGATTTATTGATTTTATAGGAATCAGCTCTCAACATCGCAAAAAAAAGTATGCTACAACTCTTTTGAATTTTGTACTCAACCGTATGCGTCATGAAGGTATGCAAGAAGTTCAGTTAGTCGTAGCAAAAGAATTACAGCCAGCAATAGATTTATACTATGGATTAGGTTTTTGGAATATTGAGAGCTATGATGAATATTTTTTAAAATTTTCAAAATCATTGATTGAATAA